A window of Zingiber officinale cultivar Zhangliang chromosome 5A, Zo_v1.1, whole genome shotgun sequence contains these coding sequences:
- the LOC121982973 gene encoding putative B3 domain-containing protein Os10g0537100, protein MEAFRVVQSTTSSSSSSSRRGMVGTEWAVAEREHMFDKVVTPSDVGKLNRLVIPKQYAERFFPLLDQAESAGRGLVLCFEDAGGKQWSFRYSYWHSSQSYVMTKGWSRFVKEKQLYAGDTVSFSRTTTDGGAGPARRLFIDLRHRRHFYPLIIPFSSAAEARGPQIGMPSWGWLNTPRPSAAPPVFPPRAQYVGVQERPASNAGSVPVVVGGAEARGKFVRLFGVNLECPEKDEEGRRRRRS, encoded by the coding sequence ATGGAAGCATTTAGAGTTGTGCAGTCTACGActtcctcatcttcttcttcttctcggagAGGGATGGTGGGAACGGAGTGGGCGGTGGCGGAGCGGGAGCACATGTTCGATAAGGTGGTGACGCCGAGCGACGTCGGGAAGCTGAACCGGCTGGTGATCCCCAAGCAGTACGCGGAGCGGTTCTTCCCGCTGCTGGATCAGGCGGAGTCGGCGGGCAGAGGACTGGTGCTCTGCTTCGAGGACGCCGGCGGGAAGCAGTGGAGCTTCCGGTACTCCTACTGGCACAGTAGCCAGAGCTACGTCATGACCAAGGGATGGAGCCGTTTCGTCAAGGAGAAGCAGCTCTACGCGGGGGACACCGTCTCCTTCTCCCGCACTACTACGGACGGCGGCGCCGGGCCCGCCCGCCGCCTCTTCATCGACCTGCGCCACCGCAGGCACTTCTACCCTCTCATAATTCCTTTCTCCTCCGCCGCCGAAGCACGGGGCCCTCAAATAGGGATGCCATCCTGGGGATGGCTCAATACCCCGAGGCCCAGTGCTGCTCCGCCGGTGTTTCCCCCCCGCGCGCAGTACGTCGGAGTGCAAGAACGCCCAGCCAGCAACGCCGGCTCGGTGCCGGTGGTCGTCGGCGGTGCGGAAGCCAGAGGGAAGTTCGTCAGGCTTTTCGGAGTGAATCTGGAGTGCccggagaaggatgaagaaggaagaagaagaagaagatcatga